In a genomic window of Lentisphaerota bacterium:
- the rpsB gene encoding 30S ribosomal protein S2, whose protein sequence is MTGLTLKDLLDAGLHFGHQTKRWNPKMKRYIFDKRNGIHIIDLTQTVTLLDEAAAFLRDVAASGGKILFVATKKQAQDSIRAAAIACGQYHITERWLGGTLTNNQTIRRSIKRMRQIEAIANNNNGILSVHKKEAANLRRELDKLQKNLSGIADMEHLPAALFVVDICRETNAIKEAARLGIPIVAIVDTNADPDPIDHVIPGNDDAIRGIMMIADAFARVIKDAYEQFSKIAAEKSRQAETERAAHDAQERSGAGRGKPRREPAGADDAKEKLARTRRTAAKAAQVVVAAQAAAVEVTPAAVGTEPVAE, encoded by the coding sequence GGTGGAATCCCAAGATGAAGCGCTACATCTTTGATAAGCGCAACGGGATCCACATCATTGACCTCACCCAGACCGTCACGCTTCTGGACGAAGCCGCCGCGTTCTTGCGCGACGTGGCTGCCAGCGGCGGCAAGATCCTGTTCGTCGCGACCAAGAAGCAGGCTCAGGATTCGATACGCGCGGCGGCGATTGCGTGCGGCCAGTATCACATCACCGAACGCTGGCTGGGCGGCACGCTCACCAACAATCAGACGATTCGCCGCAGCATCAAGCGGATGCGCCAGATCGAGGCGATCGCCAACAACAACAACGGCATCCTGTCCGTCCACAAGAAAGAAGCCGCGAACCTCCGCCGCGAGCTCGACAAGCTCCAGAAGAACCTCTCCGGCATCGCCGACATGGAGCACCTCCCGGCCGCCTTGTTTGTGGTCGACATCTGTCGCGAAACCAACGCGATCAAAGAGGCCGCACGGCTGGGCATTCCGATCGTGGCGATCGTCGACACCAACGCCGATCCCGATCCGATCGACCATGTCATCCCCGGAAATGATGACGCGATTCGCGGCATCATGATGATCGCTGACGCCTTTGCCCGCGTGATCAAGGACGCCTACGAGCAGTTCTCCAAGATCGCGGCCGAGAAGTCCCGCCAGGCTGAAACCGAGCGTGCCGCGCATGACGCGCAGGAACGCAGCGGTGCCGGCCGTGGAAAGCCCCGCCGCGAGCCTGCCGGCGCGGATGACGCCAAGGAAAAGCTCGCCCGCACGCGCCGCACGGCCGCCAAAGCCGCCCAGGTCGTCGTGGCCGCGCAGGCCGCCGCCGTTGAGGTCACGCCCGCCGCAGTGGGCACCGAGCCTGTGGCCGAGTGA